The Caballeronia sp. SL2Y3 genome includes a window with the following:
- a CDS encoding Gfo/Idh/MocA family protein encodes MESIRWGIVGAGRIARRFAESLQHVEGATLAGVSSRRPESARALAEPFGAAAFDDFDTLLANIDALYVATMQDSHPHYALRAFAAGKPVLCEKPAAVNARTLQQMIDVARGAKVLFMEAMKPPFYPLYRRLREHLQADPIGDIGLVRAGCSMANVPADHPSFSLDAGGGALLDIGIYEAFLAVDWLGEALDVQTIGRVGATGVDVFASLNVRHERGIAQLFCGMDLQGRGDALIGGTKGTVTIHENWWNPARATIAYTDGRKVELDEPVSGGGLNYETAHFCELLRAGLTESPVMPHVMSMRMMAIMDAARRDLGVRFPFEED; translated from the coding sequence ATGGAATCGATACGCTGGGGCATCGTCGGCGCGGGGCGCATCGCGCGTCGCTTTGCCGAGAGCCTGCAACACGTGGAGGGCGCGACGCTCGCGGGCGTGTCTTCGCGGCGGCCCGAGTCGGCGCGCGCGCTCGCCGAGCCGTTCGGCGCAGCCGCATTCGATGACTTCGACACCTTGCTCGCGAACATCGACGCGCTCTACGTCGCGACGATGCAGGACAGCCATCCGCACTATGCGTTGCGCGCGTTCGCCGCGGGCAAGCCGGTGTTATGCGAGAAGCCCGCCGCCGTGAACGCGCGGACCTTGCAGCAGATGATCGACGTGGCTCGCGGCGCGAAGGTCCTCTTCATGGAGGCGATGAAGCCGCCGTTCTACCCGCTGTATCGGCGCTTGCGCGAGCATTTGCAGGCCGATCCGATCGGCGATATCGGCCTCGTGCGCGCGGGCTGCTCGATGGCGAACGTGCCGGCGGATCATCCGTCGTTTTCGCTGGACGCGGGCGGCGGCGCGTTGCTCGATATCGGCATCTACGAAGCGTTTCTCGCGGTCGACTGGCTCGGCGAGGCGCTCGACGTGCAGACGATCGGTCGCGTCGGCGCGACGGGAGTCGATGTCTTCGCGAGTCTGAACGTGCGGCACGAGCGCGGCATCGCGCAACTATTCTGCGGAATGGACCTGCAAGGACGAGGCGACGCGCTCATCGGCGGCACGAAAGGCACCGTGACGATTCACGAGAACTGGTGGAACCCGGCTCGCGCGACCATCGCCTATACGGACGGCCGCAAGGTGGAACTCGACGAGCCCGTTTCGGGCGGCGGCCTCAACTACGAGACCGCGCACTTCTGCGAGCTGCTGCGCGCGGGTCTGACCGAAAGCCCGGTGATGCCGCATGTCATGTCCATGCGCATGATGGCGATCATGGACGCGGCGCGGCGCGATCTGGGCGTGCGCTTCCCGTTCGAAGAAGACTGA
- a CDS encoding FadR/GntR family transcriptional regulator — protein MDENKERSLVAKVMDGLVSGIVEQKYGAILPPQDILSKEFDVSRTVMREALSMLLARHMLDVRPKTGTRIRPMSDWRLIDEDVVSWRFRAKPDQTFLRDVIEFRMLIEPRAAALAAARATPDEIAGIRDAFDTLSRLQVGEPEYQAADEVLHTRIVAASGNQFFRQMTAIVRGALVTVNPIVDGIESVREATLAAQRSVVEAIEAKDPAAAERATRSLVDLAAEEVGRAFSLERMSQPSQPVSPPDVNASAGA, from the coding sequence ATGGATGAAAACAAAGAGCGGTCGCTGGTGGCGAAGGTCATGGACGGGCTCGTATCGGGGATCGTCGAGCAGAAATACGGCGCGATACTGCCGCCGCAAGACATCCTTTCCAAAGAGTTCGACGTGAGCCGCACCGTCATGCGCGAAGCGCTCTCGATGCTGCTCGCCCGTCACATGCTGGACGTGCGGCCGAAGACCGGCACGCGTATCCGGCCGATGAGCGACTGGCGTCTCATCGACGAAGACGTGGTGTCGTGGCGTTTTCGCGCGAAGCCGGATCAGACTTTCTTGCGGGATGTAATCGAATTCCGCATGCTGATCGAGCCGCGCGCTGCCGCGCTCGCCGCTGCGCGCGCGACGCCCGACGAGATTGCCGGCATCCGCGACGCGTTCGATACGCTTTCGCGCCTTCAGGTCGGCGAGCCCGAGTATCAGGCCGCGGACGAAGTGCTGCACACGCGCATCGTGGCCGCGAGCGGCAACCAGTTCTTCCGGCAGATGACGGCCATCGTGCGCGGCGCGCTCGTGACCGTGAATCCGATCGTGGACGGCATCGAGTCCGTGCGCGAGGCGACGCTCGCGGCGCAGCGCAGCGTCGTCGAGGCGATCGAGGCGAAAGACCCGGCAGCCGCCGAACGCGCGACGCGCTCGCTCGTCGATCTCGCGGCGGAGGAAGTGGGGCGCGCGTTCTCGCTCGAACGCATGAGTCAGCCGAGCCAGCCGGTCTCGCCGCCGGACGTGAACGCGTCGGCGGGAGCCTGA
- a CDS encoding glycosyltransferase family 4 protein yields MRIVHLANHAQIIGNGTVNMMVDLACIEARMGHDVVVASSGGGFEPLLRRHGITHIPLQQSRQPWRVPSMIAGFNRLIDRFDPDIVHAHMMTGALISRFGSMRRRFALVTTVHHELQKSASLVRAGDRMVAVSDAVARTLEERGIGRERVSVVLNGAVGAPRLTCRPAARPVPMKRPSVVCVAGMYRRKGIADLLKAFAMVREQTAHQRDFIAEPHLYLIGDGPERESMEALAAELGLQSAVHFTGFVTDPRPYLANADVFALLSHQDPCPLVIAEAREAGCAILATRVGGIPELLDGGGAGVLVAPGDPAQAAVKLRWLLLDSQARGQYASRAREDIQRLSVERVGSEYVAIYQQTLAERESLQRRDQRMHARRPRASDGAM; encoded by the coding sequence ATGCGAATAGTCCATCTCGCCAATCACGCGCAGATCATCGGCAACGGCACCGTCAACATGATGGTCGATCTCGCATGCATCGAGGCGCGCATGGGACACGACGTGGTCGTCGCTTCGTCGGGCGGCGGCTTCGAGCCGCTGTTGCGGCGTCATGGCATCACGCACATTCCTTTGCAGCAGTCGAGACAGCCCTGGCGCGTGCCCTCGATGATCGCGGGCTTCAATCGTCTCATCGATCGCTTCGATCCCGACATCGTTCACGCGCACATGATGACGGGCGCGCTCATCTCGCGTTTCGGCAGCATGCGCCGCCGCTTCGCGCTCGTGACCACCGTGCATCACGAACTCCAGAAGAGCGCGTCGCTCGTGCGCGCGGGCGACCGCATGGTCGCCGTGAGCGATGCCGTCGCGCGTACGCTCGAGGAGCGCGGCATCGGACGCGAGCGCGTATCGGTCGTGCTCAACGGCGCGGTCGGCGCGCCGCGCCTCACGTGCCGTCCTGCGGCGCGCCCGGTGCCGATGAAGCGGCCGAGCGTCGTCTGCGTCGCGGGAATGTATCGGCGAAAGGGCATCGCGGATCTTTTGAAGGCCTTCGCGATGGTGCGCGAACAAACGGCGCATCAGCGCGACTTCATCGCGGAGCCGCACCTGTACCTGATCGGCGATGGTCCCGAGCGCGAGTCGATGGAGGCGCTCGCCGCCGAACTCGGCCTGCAATCCGCTGTTCATTTCACGGGCTTCGTGACGGACCCGCGCCCTTATCTCGCGAACGCCGATGTCTTTGCGCTCTTATCGCATCAGGACCCGTGTCCGCTCGTGATCGCCGAGGCGCGCGAAGCGGGCTGCGCCATTCTCGCGACGCGCGTGGGCGGCATTCCCGAATTGCTCGATGGCGGTGGCGCGGGCGTGCTCGTCGCGCCGGGCGATCCGGCGCAGGCCGCCGTGAAATTGCGCTGGCTCCTGCTCGACTCGCAAGCCCGCGGGCAGTATGCGTCGCGCGCGCGGGAAGACATTCAGCGGCTTTCAGTCGAAAGAGTCGGTAGCGAATACGTGGCCATCTATCAGCAGACACTTGCCGAGCGCGAGTCGCTGCAACGCCGCGATCAACGCATGCACGCGAGGCGTCCGCGCGCCTCGGACGGCGCCATGTAA
- a CDS encoding GNAT family N-acetyltransferase yields MNWKTLDFEQLTARELYLILRARSAVFVVEQSHVHLDADGRDETGVHVFATDDMTRPMPVLAYARIHEGDIEDPEVVVDKILTSPLRRGDGTAHALIERVLNVCAERWPGRAVRLTAPVSLRAFYEAFGFRKTEGPFLEHGMPYIGLTRKSRTARETSASKSQQAGANAFANTYELL; encoded by the coding sequence ATGAATTGGAAGACCCTGGATTTCGAACAGCTCACTGCGCGCGAGCTTTATCTGATTCTGCGTGCGCGCAGTGCGGTGTTCGTCGTCGAGCAGTCGCATGTGCATCTCGATGCGGACGGCCGCGATGAAACCGGCGTGCACGTCTTCGCAACCGACGACATGACGCGCCCGATGCCGGTGCTCGCTTACGCCCGCATCCACGAAGGCGATATCGAAGATCCCGAAGTCGTCGTGGACAAAATCCTGACGAGTCCGCTGCGCCGTGGCGATGGCACCGCGCACGCGCTCATCGAGCGCGTGCTCAACGTGTGCGCCGAACGTTGGCCGGGCCGCGCGGTGCGGCTAACGGCGCCCGTGAGTTTGCGTGCGTTCTACGAAGCGTTCGGCTTTCGCAAGACCGAGGGGCCGTTCCTCGAACACGGCATGCCCTACATCGGTCTGACAAGAAAAAGCCGCACGGCGCGCGAAACGAGCGCCAGCAAGTCGCAGCAAGCGGGCGCCAACGCGTTCGCCAATACGTACGAACTGCTCTGA